A region of Tigriopus californicus strain San Diego chromosome 7, Tcal_SD_v2.1, whole genome shotgun sequence DNA encodes the following proteins:
- the LOC131883797 gene encoding malonate--CoA ligase ACSF3, mitochondrial-like → MEVTHSLKAWSTRPRVFQKLWPTSDSRGARRPASTFSTVVQKTTSTASSHSLPPPVPALKLHRPVYAQAQAFKTRIAVCDNDGNFLYEDIFRRSLDLSQMIADMLPSQAPHQRIAILCPNGASHVITQWACWMSGHIAVPLNQAQTPAEMEFCLQDSDCSLVISAKSQIDRINDVAQKLGRKLICLDHTWTAHPKKSFEDDALPFPQDPQSEEFYLSHPGALILYSRKYTDKPKAVLFGHNELNHQMLHISQAWDLTEKCSLLHTLPLDTAYGNITSMLTPLSVGGRIVNLSQFDTVKVWSYLLGIGVNCPEPLPKVNMFPSLPGYYGKLLTRYREIFVDKKKKDYVRSTLLKRIRGMFSSMDLVSRDLRKSWHSATGHQIIDCYTKTTTGTVLSGQVPEHQSKIVKHHLLPLRLTETKVVRTLSTGGVDVLDLNCQSRHTVMGELMLKAPGQSKQIKTDSQGFVSTGDKVKVSRGGIEVL, encoded by the exons ATGGAAGTGACCCATTCGCTGAAGGCGTGGTCGACTCGACCACGAGTGTTCCAGAAACTTTGGCCCACCTCTGACTCCCGCGGGGCTCGCCGACCCGCCTCCACATTTTCCACTGTGGTCCAGAAAACCACTTCCACCGCCTCGTCCCACTCACTGCCACCGCCCGTTCCCGCCCTGAAGTTGCACCGGCCCGTGTACGCCCAGGCCCAGGCTTTCAAAACGCGCATAGCCGTATGCGACAATGACGGCAATTTTCTCTATGAAGATATCTTTCGACG GAGTCTGGATCTGTCCCAGATGATCGCCGACATGCTGCCTTCCCAGGCCCCTCATCAGCGGATCGCCATCTTGTGTCCCAATGGGGCCAGCCACGTCATCACCCAATGGGCGTGTTGGATGAGTGGCCACATTGCCGTCCCTTTGAACCAGGCCCAAACCCCGGCTGAGATGGAGTTTTGTCTGCAAGATTCGGATTGCTCCTTGGTCATTTCCGCCAAGAGTCAAATCGATCGG ATCAACGACGTGGCCCAGAAGTTAGGCCGCAAACTGATTTGTCTGGATCACACGTGGACGGCTCATCCCAAGAAATCGTTCGAAGATGATGCCCTACCATTTCCCCAGGATCCCCAGAGTGAAGAGTTCTACTTGTCTCATCCGGGTGCTCTCATTTTGTACTCTCGTAAATATACAG ATAAGCCCAAGGCCGTGCTTTTCGGCCACAATGAGCTCAACCATCAAATGCTGCACATATCTCAAGCATGGGACCTCACGGAGAAGTGTTCCTTACTCCACACATTACCCTTGGACACCGCTTATGGGAACATCACGTCGATGCTCACGCCTTTATCCGTGGGCGGACGGATCGTGAACCTTTCGCAATTCGACACCGTCAAAGTTTGGTCGTATCTCCTCGGTATCGGTGTGAATTGTCCCGAGCCTCTGCCTAAAGTCAACATGTTCCCGTCCTTACCCGGATATTATGGCAAGCTGCTGACCCGCTATAGAGAGATCTTTGTggataagaagaagaaggattACGTACGAAGCACGTTGTTGAAACGGATTCGAGGCATGTTCAGTAGTATGGACCTTGTATCGCGAGATCTTCGAAAATCCTGGCATTCAGCTACTGGTCACCAGATCATCGATTGTTACACGAAAACCACG ACCGGAACAGTGTTGAGTGGGCAAGTTCCTGAGCATCAGAGCAAAATCGTGAAACATCATTTACTTCCGTTGCGCTTAACAGAGACCAAAGTGGTTAG AACGCTATCTACGGGCGGTGTGGATGTTTTGGATCTGAATTGCCAAAGCCGTCACACCGTGATGGGTGAGCTCATGTTAAAGGCTCCCGGACAGTCGAAACAAATCAAGACAGACAGCCAAGGCTTCGTATCCACGGGAGACAAGGTTAAAGTTAGCCGTGGTGGAATTGAAGTACTTTGA
- the LOC131883795 gene encoding exportin-1-like: protein MAVTVGVLAQETVNKLLDFNQKLDIGLLDEVVSTMYAGTGEQQKMAQEVLTTLKEHPDAWTKVDTILEFSNNQQTKYYALQILESVIKTRWKVLPRNQCEGIKKYIVGLIIKTSSVPESLEREKTYLNKLNMILVQILKREWPKNWESFIPDIIGASKTNESLCQNNMVILKLLSEEVFDFSSGQMTQTKAKHLKDTMCAQFSEVFQLCQFVLDNSQNAPLVAATLETLLRFLNWIPLGYIFETKLINTLIFKFFNVPMFRNVTLKSLTEIASVSVNHYDEIFLTLFTQALQQLDEMLPVETNIKEAYATGQDSEQQFIQDLALFLCTYLKEHGVLLEKQNANETLLKALHYLLLISEVEEVEIFKICLEYWNSLCTDLYRESPFSSSSSPLFMSRPSPATPQRKQFYQPLLTKVRYIMISRMAKPEEVLVVENDQGEVVREFMKDTDSINMYKNMRETLVYLTHLDYLDTERIMSEKLQNQVNGNDWSWKNLNTLCWAIGSISGSMHDEDEKRFLVTVIKDLLGLCEQKKGKDNKAIVASNIMYIVGQYPRFLRAHWRFLKTVVNKLFEFMHETHEGVQDMACDTFIKIAQKCRRQFVQIQVGEVMPFIDELLANINSIICDLQPQQVHTFYEAVGHMISASSDSQQQEQLIDKYMQLPNQVWDDIINQASKNVDVLKNPEAVRQLGSILKTNVRACKALGHPFVAQLGRIYLDMLNVYKVMSENISTATRLNGEVVTRQPLIKSMRVVKKETLKLISCWVERSNDPNMVLENFIPPLLDAVLLDYQRCLVPSAREPEVLSTMAVVVNRLKNTITSEIPKIFDALFECTLEMINKDFEEFPEHRTNFFILLQAVNLYCFQAFLNIPATQFKLVLDSVIWAFKHTMRNVADTGLNILFQLLKNVSNHPEAAQSFYQTYYTDILQHMFSVVTDTSHTAGLTMHATILAYMFTLVEANKITVSLSSNPAVAGAPANNVAFVQDFVANLLRTAFPQLTDNQIKITVQGLFNLDQDIPGFKEHLRDFLVQIREFTGEDDSDLFLEEREAALKQAQDEKRKLQIAVPGILNPHELPEEMQEM from the exons ATGGCGGTGACGGTGGGCGTGTTAGCCCAAGAGACGGTGAACAAGTTGCTGGACTTCAATCAGAAGCTGGATATCGGCTTGCTGGATGAGGTGGTGAGCACCATGTATGCGGGCACGGGCGAGCAGCAAAAGATGGCCCAAGAGGTGCTGACCACGCTCAAGGAGCATCCCGATGCCTGGACCAAA GTGGATACTATCTTGGAGTTCTCCAATAACCAACAGACCAAGTACTACGCCCTACAGATCCTAGAGAGCGTGATCAAAACACGCTGGAAGGTGCTACCCCGAAATCAATGTGAAGGCATCAAAAAGTACATCGTGGGTCTGATTATCAAGACCAGTTCCGTGCCCGAGAGCCTCGAGCGCGAGAAGACTTATTTGAACAAGCTGAACATGATCCTGGTCCAG ATCTTGAAACGGGAATGGCCCAAGAATTGGGAGTCGTTCATCCCGGACATCATTGGCGCCTCCAAGACCAACGAGTCTCTCTGCCAGAATAACATGGTCATTTTGAAGTTGCTGAGTGAAGAGGTGTTCGATTTCTCGTCCGGTCAGATGACCCAGACCAAGGCCAAACACCTCAAGGACACGATGTGCGCACAATTCTCGGAAGTGTTTCAGTTGTGTCAGTTCGTGTTGGACAACTCGCAGAACGCGCCCCTAGTCGCCGCCACATTGGAGACACTCCTTCGCTTTCTCAACTGGATTCCTCTTGGCTACATCTTCGAGACGAAGCTCATCAATACGCTCATCTTCAAGTTCTTCAACGTGCCAATGTTCAGGAATGTGACGCTGAAGTCGCTTACCGAGATCGCCTCCGTCTCTGTCAATCACTACGACGAGATCTTCCTGACCCTCTTCACTCAGGCCCTTCAACAACTCGACGAGATGCTGCCAGTGGAGACGAATATCAAGGAGGCTTATGCCACCGGTCAGGACTCCGAGCAGCAATTCATCCAGGACTTGGCACTCTTCCTCTGCACCTATCTCAAAGAGCACGGTGTCCTGCTCGAGAAACAGAACGCCAATGAAACTCTGTTGAAAGCCCTCCACTACTTGCTCCTCATCTCCGAGGTGGAAGAGGTCGAGATCTTCAAGATTTGTCTCGAGTATTGGAATAGTCTATGCACGGACCTCTACCGTGAGAGCCCGTTCTCCTCGAGCTCGTCACCCCTGTTCATGTCACGCCCCAGTCCGGCCACTCCTCAAAGGAAACAGTTCTACCAACCACTTCTGACCAAAGTCCGATACATCATGATCTCGCGGATGGCCAAACCTGAAGAGGTACTGGTCGTGGAAAATGACCAAGGCGAAGTCGTCAGAGAGTTCATGAAAGACACGGACTCGATCAACATGTACAAGAACATGCGCGAAACACTCGTCTACCTGACTCATCTGGACTATTTGGACACTGAGCGGATCATGTCGGAGAAGCTGCAGAATCAGGTCAACGGCAACGATTGGTCGTGGAAGAATTTGAACACGCTCTGCTGGGCCATTGGCTCCATATCCGGCTCCATGCATGATGAAGACGAGAAGCGCTTCTTGGTAACTGTCATTAAGGACCTGCTGGGGTTGTGTGAGCAAAAGAAGGGCAAGGACAACAAGGCCATCGTAGCCTCAAACATCATGTATATTGTGGGTCAGTACCCGCGTTTCTTGCGCGCCCATTGGCGATTCCTCAAGACCGTGGTGAACAAGTTATTTGAGTTCATGCACGAGACGCACGAGGGTGTTCAAGACATGGCTTGCGACACATTTATCAAGATTGCCCAGAAGTGTCGCCGCCAATTCGTTCAGATCCAAGTGGGTGAAGTGATGCCCTTCATCGATGAGCTGCTTGCTAATATCAATTCCATCATCTGTGACTTGCAGCCGCAACAG GTCCATACGTTCTACGAAGCCGTAGGGCACATGATCTCGGCCAGTTCGGACTCACAACAGCAAGAGCAACTTATAGACAAATACATGCAGCTGCCCAATCAGGTGTGGGACGATATTATCAATCAGGCGTCGAAGAATGTCGATGTTCTCAAAAATCCCGAGGCTGTGAGACAGCTGGGCAGTATTCTCAAAACCAACGTGAGGGCCTGCAAAGCCCTCGGCCATCCGTTCGTCGCCCAACTGGGCAGGATCTACCTGGACATGCTCAATGTGTACAAGGTGATGTCCGAGAACATTTCCACGGCCACGAGGCTCAACGGAGAAGTCGTCACGCGCCAACCTCTCATCAAGAGCATGCGAGTGGTCAAGAAAGAAACCCTTAAGTTGATCTCGTGTTGGGTGGAACGCTCTAATGATCCCAACATGGTCCTAGAAAACTTCATCCCACCACTACTCGACGCCGTCCTGCTTGATTACCAAAGGTGCTTGGTGCCCTCGGCCCGAGAGCCCGAAGTGCTCTCCACCATGGCCGTGGTGGTCAATCGCCTCAAAAACACCATCACGAGCGAGATCCCCAAGATCTTTGACGCCCTCTTCGAATGCACGCTCGAGATGATCAACAAGGACTTCGAGGAGTTTCCGGAGCATCGGACCAATTTCTTCATTCTCCTTCAGGCGGTCAACCTCTACTGCTTCCAAGCATTTCTCAACATCCCCGCCACACAATTCAAGCTTGTCCTCGACTCGGTCATCTGGGCTTTCAAGCACACGATGCGGAACGTGGCCGACACCGGCCTGAACATTCTATTCCAACTGCTCAAGAACGTGTCCAACCACCCGGAGGCAGCCCAAAGCTTCTATCAGACCTACTACACCGATATCCTTCAACACATGTTCAGTGTGGTCACAGACACGTCACACACGGCAGGTCTGACCATGCACGCCACCATCCTCGCCTACATGTTCACCTTAGTGGAGGCTAATAAAATCACCGTGAGTCTGAGCTCGAATCCTGCCGTGGCCGGTGCTCCGGCTAACAATGTGGCCTTTGTGCAAGACTTTGTGGCCAATCTCCTTCGCACTGCCTTCCCTCAATTGACGGACAATCAGATCAAGATCACGGTCCAAGGCTTGTTCAACCTGGATCAGGACATCCCCGGGTTCAAGGAGCATTTGCGAGACTTCCTCGTCCAAATCCGCGAGTTCACCGGCGAGGACGATTCCGATCTCTTTTTGGAGGAGCGGGAAGCTGCCCTGAAGCAAGCCCAGGATGAAAAACGCAAGCTTCAAATTGCCGTTCCGGGTATCCTGAATCCCCACGAGCTGCCCGAGGAGATGCAGGAAATGTGA